One part of the Chryseobacterium sp. 7 genome encodes these proteins:
- a CDS encoding PLP-dependent cysteine synthase family protein yields MSNVYDNILGLIGHTPMVKLNTVTKDIPATVYAKLESYNPGHSTKDRIARHIIENAEERGLLKEDSVVVETTSGNTGFSIAMVCIIKGYKCILAVSDKTKPEKIAYLKALGATVYICPANVPADDPRSYYEVAKRIAQETPNSIYINQYFNELNIDAHYQTTGPEIWEQTEGKITHLFACTGTGGTLSGSAKFLKEKNPDIKIIGVDADGSILKSYHETGEIHKEDVHPYQIEGMGKNLIPAALLFDKVDEFVRVNDEMSAYRTREIALKEAIMGGYTTGAVTQGLIQYAQSHELTENDLVVLIYPDHGSRYITKVYSDKWMAEQGFVNNCVHNYDEVFKTEFIK; encoded by the coding sequence ATGAGTAATGTTTACGATAATATTCTTGGCCTGATAGGACACACTCCGATGGTGAAGCTAAATACTGTTACAAAAGATATTCCAGCAACCGTTTATGCCAAGTTAGAATCATATAATCCTGGACATTCCACCAAAGACCGAATCGCACGTCATATTATAGAAAACGCAGAAGAAAGAGGCCTTTTAAAAGAAGATTCTGTAGTTGTAGAAACTACTTCCGGTAATACCGGGTTTTCTATTGCGATGGTATGTATTATTAAGGGATATAAATGTATTCTTGCAGTAAGTGATAAAACAAAACCTGAAAAAATTGCTTATCTGAAAGCATTGGGAGCTACGGTATATATATGCCCGGCCAATGTACCGGCAGATGATCCCAGATCATACTATGAGGTTGCTAAAAGAATCGCTCAGGAAACACCTAATTCTATTTACATCAATCAGTATTTTAATGAGCTTAATATTGATGCGCACTATCAGACTACAGGTCCTGAGATCTGGGAACAGACAGAAGGTAAGATCACTCACCTTTTTGCCTGCACCGGAACTGGTGGTACGTTATCCGGTTCTGCCAAGTTTTTGAAGGAAAAAAATCCGGATATCAAAATCATTGGTGTGGATGCTGATGGTTCCATATTAAAGAGCTATCACGAGACAGGAGAAATCCATAAAGAAGATGTACATCCTTATCAGATTGAGGGAATGGGTAAAAACCTTATCCCTGCAGCCCTGCTTTTCGACAAGGTAGATGAATTTGTAAGGGTAAATGATGAAATGTCCGCGTACAGAACCCGTGAAATTGCTTTGAAAGAAGCCATCATGGGAGGTTATACTACCGGAGCTGTAACACAGGGACTCATTCAGTATGCCCAGTCTCATGAGCTTACAGAAAATGACCTGGTTGTTTTAATATATCCTGACCACGGTTCCAGATACATCACTAAAGTATACAGTGATAAATGGATGGCCGAGCAGGGATTTGTAAACAACTGTGTTCACAATTATGACGAAGTTTTCAAAACAGAGTTTATCAAATAA
- a CDS encoding DUF1697 domain-containing protein, with the protein MKYCAFLRGVNVKGTNMKMADVCQVFKNAGMKDVSSILASGNIVFSSDKKVEELKTILEKAMSEHFSYEAFLFVKSQEETEIFWNSIPFDKSDELHIYAFVGIPGVEKILMEEFQKAGRVENEKAEIINNIFYWQVPKGNTLDSTFGKVLGKKSLKDQFTSRNVNTFEKVLKKF; encoded by the coding sequence ATGAAATACTGTGCTTTTCTCCGCGGCGTCAATGTAAAAGGAACCAATATGAAAATGGCTGATGTATGCCAGGTTTTTAAAAATGCCGGAATGAAGGATGTGAGTTCAATTCTGGCTTCAGGAAATATTGTTTTTTCTTCGGATAAAAAGGTAGAGGAGCTGAAAACCATTTTGGAAAAAGCGATGTCGGAACATTTTTCTTACGAAGCCTTTTTGTTTGTAAAATCTCAGGAAGAAACGGAAATTTTCTGGAACAGTATTCCTTTTGATAAGAGTGATGAACTTCATATTTATGCTTTTGTCGGTATTCCGGGAGTGGAAAAAATTCTAATGGAGGAATTTCAAAAAGCAGGTCGGGTAGAAAATGAAAAGGCAGAAATCATTAATAATATATTTTACTGGCAGGTACCGAAAGGAAATACCTTAGATTCAACCTTTGGAAAAGTGCTGGGCAAAAAAAGCCTTAAAGATCAGTTTACCAGCAGAAACGTAAATACGTTTGAGAAGGTTTTAAAGAAATTTTAA
- a CDS encoding NADPH-dependent F420 reductase: METLKKVAVIGLGNIGKAIAGDLVNNSHHVIVASRNNEESADFAQQSKGFAQSMDIDQAINNADIIIPAIWFGAFKEFFNDHGDILKGKTIIDVSNPIAPDGNGGFKKIIGEQESAGELNRAVLPQGAKLAKAFGTLGAGSLAGASNISPEKAVLFYASDDASVDKDVEDVITNAGFDPLKVGGIDQSIRIEVFGDLHEFGALGKTVSLAEAKSKL, translated from the coding sequence ATGGAAACATTAAAAAAAGTGGCCGTTATCGGTCTTGGTAACATTGGAAAAGCAATTGCAGGTGATTTGGTTAATAACAGCCACCATGTGATTGTAGCGTCAAGAAATAATGAAGAGTCTGCTGACTTTGCTCAACAGTCTAAAGGTTTTGCCCAAAGTATGGATATTGATCAGGCGATTAATAATGCAGATATTATTATTCCGGCAATATGGTTTGGTGCTTTTAAAGAGTTTTTCAATGACCATGGAGACATTCTGAAAGGTAAAACCATTATTGATGTATCTAATCCTATTGCTCCGGATGGAAATGGAGGATTTAAAAAGATTATTGGAGAACAGGAATCTGCAGGAGAACTTAACAGAGCAGTGCTTCCCCAGGGTGCTAAACTTGCAAAAGCATTCGGCACATTGGGTGCTGGAAGTCTTGCAGGTGCTTCTAACATTAGTCCTGAAAAAGCGGTATTATTTTATGCTTCAGATGATGCTTCAGTTGACAAGGATGTGGAAGATGTAATTACAAATGCAGGATTTGATCCTTTAAAAGTGGGAGGGATTGATCAGTCGATCCGTATTGAAGTTTTTGGAGATCTGCATGAATTTGGAGCACTGGGAAAAACGGTGAGTCTTGCAGAAGCAAAATCAAAATTATAG
- a CDS encoding DUF2723 domain-containing protein, which yields MKNWTFRQWNTVSGWVIFVIAFFTYLSTIEPNFSFWDCGEYISSAVKLEVTHAPGAALFQIVGAVAAIFALGKGENYSIVINAMSALFSALTILFLFWTITHFVRRLLNKDFEEITKHQEISILFAGAVGALCFTFSDTFWFSAVEGEVYSMASMFIALLVWLITKWENEYKAGDSERWIILIFFVLGLSVGVHMMCMLAIPAVCLVYYARNYKFTWKNFILANLITLGILIIVFKIIFPLIMTMFGRLEIFFVNGLGLPFHSGTIAAFVLMVAICYFLLKYARKAKRDIYQTAALSVVFMMIGFSCWMVIPIRANANPPMNLNDPDTAIGMLDYYNREQYGDWPTIYGQNYTAFLDANGIEKNEDGSFKTQKTGEIYEKDEKTGTYRKTGDRFNYVFNKSQVSLMPRMFNEDKDVMANYISMYGAPDFTFNYGNEDVADNPQAKQIFDELRAKYEDKSITAADYLKVKPYNLINVQKPSFLQNMDYFISFQNGYYFVRYLMWNFVGRQNDLEGNMESTKGNWISGIPFIDNATVGNQDKMPAKFMNESTVKFFFLPLILGLIGFFFQLNRDFGRFYALLSLFILTSVGIVFYTGVKPFEPRERDYAMVGSFYAFAIWIGLGAGAILWFLQSKIKSNGANIGLGVVLLGVPFMMGFQNYNVHDRSNRYTAYDYAYSVLKSLPKNDILFVYGDNDTYPVWAIQETEQFRDDVKVVNFTLASTPWNLDQIKRRTYNAMGIPSQLTHDDYRDGVNDQIYMMKKEDWEGVFSMLKEQGAPDTEFQSFRKYLTQDSLTLKQAIEFIKFKSPEKDELLKMYFGEEKYEKYNILPVNKFILPVNKENALKAGIINKEDLPNVANQIMITYKGNTLYKNNLILMDLLANFDWKRPINFSSGGIYDSENIFYLNDYLQFDGFSYRLIPIQTPPTADGDMGRVDANSLYNVVKNFRWGNFKNLNAHFDETATSNIISYRMSASRAASALALSGQKAKALEILDLAAKEIPAEKYNDPRSLSSIVSGYIIAGQEQKGLQIAEVLKKGIFEEYDYYLSLSKADQSYLRRQMRTKPMEYSLVVSAVTDAYTKIGQKEKAYAYLVKSIEPIDKKFNVFIKDLQEMGREKAMKESENVQQITPFYQYLFDVMEPYDSTYSKEKESQITNAIIKATK from the coding sequence ATGAAAAATTGGACTTTTAGGCAATGGAACACCGTTTCAGGATGGGTGATTTTCGTCATTGCGTTTTTCACGTACTTGTCCACCATAGAACCCAATTTCAGTTTCTGGGATTGTGGCGAGTACATTTCTTCTGCAGTAAAACTTGAAGTAACGCACGCTCCCGGAGCTGCTTTATTCCAGATAGTGGGTGCCGTGGCAGCCATTTTTGCATTAGGAAAAGGCGAAAACTATTCTATCGTGATCAACGCGATGTCTGCATTGTTCAGTGCGCTGACGATTTTATTTTTGTTCTGGACGATCACACATTTTGTGAGAAGACTTTTGAACAAAGATTTTGAAGAAATTACTAAACATCAGGAAATTTCTATTTTATTTGCCGGAGCGGTAGGAGCACTTTGCTTTACATTCTCAGATACGTTCTGGTTCTCGGCAGTAGAAGGTGAGGTTTACTCTATGGCTTCTATGTTTATTGCGCTTTTGGTCTGGTTAATCACCAAATGGGAAAATGAGTATAAAGCAGGAGACAGTGAAAGATGGATTATTCTTATTTTCTTCGTTTTAGGACTTTCTGTGGGAGTGCATATGATGTGTATGCTGGCAATCCCTGCGGTATGTCTGGTATACTATGCAAGAAATTATAAGTTTACCTGGAAAAACTTTATCTTGGCCAACCTTATTACCTTAGGAATTTTGATTATCGTTTTCAAAATTATCTTCCCTTTAATTATGACAATGTTCGGAAGACTTGAGATTTTCTTCGTAAATGGTCTTGGACTTCCTTTCCACTCAGGAACAATTGCAGCTTTTGTTTTGATGGTAGCGATCTGTTATTTCTTACTTAAGTATGCAAGAAAAGCAAAAAGAGATATTTATCAGACGGCTGCATTATCTGTAGTTTTCATGATGATTGGATTCTCTTGCTGGATGGTTATTCCTATCAGAGCGAATGCTAACCCGCCAATGAACCTTAATGATCCGGATACGGCAATTGGTATGCTGGATTATTATAACAGAGAACAGTATGGTGACTGGCCAACAATCTACGGACAAAACTATACCGCATTCCTTGATGCTAACGGAATTGAGAAAAATGAGGACGGAAGCTTCAAAACACAAAAAACCGGAGAGATCTACGAGAAAGATGAAAAAACCGGAACCTACAGAAAAACCGGAGACCGTTTCAATTATGTATTCAACAAGTCTCAGGTAAGCTTAATGCCAAGAATGTTTAATGAAGATAAGGATGTAATGGCCAACTATATTTCTATGTATGGTGCTCCTGATTTTACATTCAACTATGGTAATGAAGATGTGGCAGACAATCCACAGGCTAAGCAGATCTTTGATGAACTGAGAGCTAAATATGAAGACAAATCTATTACAGCTGCAGATTATCTGAAAGTAAAACCTTATAACCTGATCAATGTTCAGAAGCCTTCATTCCTTCAGAATATGGATTACTTTATCTCTTTCCAGAACGGATATTACTTTGTAAGATACCTGATGTGGAACTTCGTAGGAAGACAGAATGACCTTGAAGGAAATATGGAAAGCACAAAAGGAAACTGGATTTCCGGAATTCCTTTCATTGATAATGCTACGGTAGGAAATCAGGACAAGATGCCTGCAAAATTCATGAATGAAAGTACGGTGAAGTTCTTCTTCCTGCCATTAATTTTAGGTTTAATCGGATTTTTCTTCCAGTTAAACAGGGACTTCGGAAGATTCTATGCACTGTTATCCTTATTTATATTAACAAGTGTAGGAATTGTTTTCTATACAGGAGTAAAACCTTTTGAGCCGAGAGAAAGAGATTATGCAATGGTAGGTTCATTCTACGCATTTGCCATCTGGATTGGTTTGGGAGCAGGAGCTATCTTATGGTTCTTACAGTCCAAAATAAAATCAAACGGAGCCAACATCGGTTTAGGAGTGGTTTTATTAGGAGTACCTTTCATGATGGGCTTCCAGAACTATAATGTTCATGACAGAAGCAACAGGTATACAGCTTACGATTATGCCTATTCAGTATTAAAATCATTACCGAAAAATGATATCCTTTTCGTTTACGGAGATAATGATACTTACCCGGTTTGGGCGATTCAGGAGACTGAACAATTCAGAGATGATGTGAAGGTAGTGAACTTTACCCTTGCTTCAACTCCATGGAACCTTGATCAGATTAAAAGAAGAACGTACAACGCTATGGGAATCCCTAGCCAGTTGACCCATGACGATTACAGAGATGGTGTAAATGACCAGATTTATATGATGAAGAAGGAAGATTGGGAAGGTGTTTTCTCTATGTTGAAAGAACAGGGAGCTCCGGATACAGAATTCCAGTCTTTCAGAAAATATCTTACTCAGGATTCTTTAACACTGAAACAGGCAATTGAATTCATTAAATTCAAATCTCCTGAAAAAGACGAGTTATTGAAAATGTACTTCGGAGAAGAGAAATATGAAAAATATAATATTCTTCCGGTTAACAAATTCATCCTTCCGGTAAATAAAGAGAATGCTTTGAAAGCAGGAATCATCAACAAAGAAGATCTTCCAAACGTAGCAAATCAGATTATGATTACTTACAAAGGAAATACATTGTATAAAAACAACCTTATTTTGATGGATCTTTTGGCGAACTTCGACTGGAAGCGTCCAATCAACTTCTCATCAGGAGGTATCTATGACAGTGAGAATATTTTCTACCTGAACGATTATCTTCAGTTTGACGGATTCAGCTACCGATTAATTCCTATCCAAACACCTCCAACAGCTGATGGAGATATGGGAAGAGTAGATGCCAATTCTCTTTATAACGTAGTGAAAAACTTCAGATGGGGGAACTTCAAAAACTTAAATGCTCACTTTGATGAAACAGCTACTTCTAATATCATCAGCTACAGAATGTCAGCAAGCAGAGCTGCTTCGGCACTTGCATTAAGTGGACAGAAAGCGAAAGCATTAGAAATTCTGGACCTTGCAGCCAAAGAAATTCCTGCTGAGAAATATAATGATCCACGCTCATTAAGCTCAATTGTTTCGGGATACATCATCGCAGGTCAGGAGCAGAAAGGTCTTCAGATTGCTGAGGTACTTAAAAAAGGAATCTTTGAAGAATACGATTATTATTTAAGCCTATCCAAAGCAGACCAAAGTTACCTAAGAAGACAGATGAGAACAAAACCGATGGAATATTCTCTTGTGGTTTCTGCTGTAACGGATGCTTACACAAAAATCGGACAGAAAGAAAAAGCATACGCTTATCTGGTAAAATCCATAGAGCCAATTGATAAAAAGTTCAATGTATTTATCAAAGACCTTCAGGAAATGGGTAGAGAAAAGGCCATGAAAGAGTCTGAAAATGTTCAGCAGATCACGCCATTCTATCAGTATTTATTTGATGTGATGGAACCTTATGACTCCACTTATTCAAAAGAAAAAGAAAGTCAGATTACCAACGCAATTATCAAAGCAACAAAATAA
- a CDS encoding aminotransferase class I/II-fold pyridoxal phosphate-dependent enzyme: protein MDIFERIKENPGPLGQFADYGEGYFIFPRLEGPIGPRMQFQGREVIFWSANDYLGLCNHPEVIEADAKAAAEYGMFYPMGARAMSGETDQHLQLERELADFVKKESAYLLNFGYQGMVSTIDALVSRNDVIVYDMDSHACIVDGVRLHSGKRFTYKHNDMESLEKNLQRATKVAEETGGGILVITEGVFGMRGQQGKIKEICDLKSKYQFRLLVDDAHGFGTLGTTGAGVGEEQDCNDQIDVYFSTFAKSMAGFGAFLAGDKEIIRYLKFNLRSQIFAKSLTMPMVIGGLKRLELLRSRPEIKAKLWENVEKLQNGLKERGFNIGDTNTCVTPVMMQGTPVEATLLVKDLRENYGIFTSVVVYPVIPKGMILLRLIPTASHTDAEINETLAAFEAIHDKLVGGYYKEQEQKLLQEQGLSFKPI from the coding sequence TTGGATATTTTTGAAAGAATAAAAGAAAATCCAGGACCACTTGGACAATTTGCAGATTATGGTGAAGGCTATTTTATTTTCCCAAGATTAGAGGGACCTATTGGCCCTAGAATGCAGTTTCAGGGGAGAGAAGTAATTTTCTGGAGTGCCAATGACTATTTAGGACTGTGTAATCACCCTGAAGTTATAGAAGCGGATGCAAAAGCGGCTGCAGAATATGGAATGTTCTATCCTATGGGAGCAAGAGCAATGTCCGGAGAAACAGATCAGCACCTTCAGCTGGAAAGAGAATTGGCAGACTTCGTTAAAAAAGAATCAGCATACTTATTAAATTTCGGTTACCAGGGAATGGTTTCTACCATTGATGCTTTGGTAAGCAGAAATGATGTGATTGTTTATGATATGGATTCTCATGCCTGCATCGTGGATGGAGTAAGACTTCATTCCGGTAAGAGATTTACCTATAAGCACAACGATATGGAAAGCCTTGAGAAAAACCTTCAGAGAGCCACTAAAGTAGCTGAAGAAACAGGAGGAGGTATTCTTGTTATTACGGAAGGAGTTTTCGGGATGAGAGGCCAGCAGGGAAAAATTAAAGAGATCTGTGATCTTAAATCAAAATACCAGTTCAGATTATTAGTAGATGATGCTCACGGTTTCGGAACTCTTGGTACAACTGGTGCCGGTGTGGGTGAAGAGCAGGATTGTAACGATCAGATTGATGTTTACTTCTCTACTTTTGCTAAATCTATGGCAGGTTTCGGAGCATTCCTTGCGGGTGACAAAGAAATCATCAGATATCTGAAATTCAACCTGAGATCACAAATCTTTGCAAAATCTCTTACGATGCCAATGGTAATCGGAGGATTAAAAAGACTGGAGCTATTGAGATCAAGACCTGAGATCAAAGCTAAACTTTGGGAGAATGTTGAAAAACTACAAAACGGGCTTAAAGAAAGAGGCTTCAATATTGGGGACACCAACACTTGTGTAACTCCGGTTATGATGCAGGGAACTCCGGTAGAAGCTACTCTATTGGTAAAAGATTTAAGAGAAAATTACGGAATCTTCACCTCTGTGGTGGTATATCCGGTCATTCCTAAAGGAATGATTCTTTTAAGACTGATTCCTACCGCTTCTCATACAGATGCAGAGATCAATGAAACTCTGGCAGCGTTTGAAGCGATTCATGATAAATTAGTAGGTGGCTACTACAAAGAGCAGGAGCAAAAATTACTGCAGGAACAAGGATTAAGTTTTAAACCGATTTAA
- a CDS encoding Crp/Fnr family transcriptional regulator, which yields MSKETTPLVEYFKSYIPLSKKETEVLNERFVERRIKRKQFILQENEICQYYTFVVSGCLKMYNIDGNGEEHNLQFAAENDWIVDIDSFHNKKPSQLYISALETSTVLQIEKNDLWFLYTYYPKFDRNFRVIIEQKFIELQNRVLQNISATGEEKYESFLKHYPQLANRLPNTQIASYLGITPQFLSKIRQRRIKS from the coding sequence ATGTCAAAAGAAACCACTCCGCTTGTAGAATATTTTAAAAGCTATATTCCGCTTTCAAAGAAAGAAACTGAGGTTTTGAATGAAAGATTTGTTGAAAGAAGAATCAAGCGAAAACAATTTATCCTGCAGGAAAATGAAATTTGCCAATATTATACATTTGTAGTTTCAGGATGCCTAAAAATGTACAATATAGATGGTAACGGGGAGGAGCATAATCTTCAGTTTGCTGCAGAAAACGACTGGATTGTAGATATAGACAGTTTTCATAATAAAAAACCAAGCCAGCTGTATATTTCAGCTCTTGAAACTTCTACTGTTCTGCAGATTGAGAAAAATGACCTTTGGTTTCTTTATACTTATTATCCCAAATTCGACAGGAATTTCAGGGTAATTATTGAACAAAAATTTATTGAGCTCCAAAACCGGGTGCTTCAAAATATAAGTGCTACCGGAGAAGAAAAATATGAATCTTTCCTGAAGCATTATCCTCAGTTGGCCAATCGGCTTCCCAATACCCAGATTGCTTCTTATCTTGGAATTACTCCGCAGTTTTTAAGCAAAATCCGGCAAAGAAGAATAAAAAGCTGA
- a CDS encoding DMT family transporter — protein MKLRGYTLGILSAVSYGLIPIFILPVKRAHFSMDITLFYRFFFSALMVGGYLLYSRESFKINKKEALILAILGICYALSSEFLFLGYDFLTPGIASTVLFVYPIIVALIMLFFYKEKLTKLSGTSLLLAFAGVIVLCLKGNGLGINFAGLGIVMLSSLFYALYMVIVNKSNIKVSGFKLTFYSMLFTSIFFMTKALMANESFAIPSTEVFINFLIFAFLTTVISSLCLVFAIKYIGSTPVAILGALEPVVAVLISVLMFHEKFTPNLLIGITLILFGVTLNVIGDQKKIGHA, from the coding sequence ATGAAACTTAGAGGTTACACACTGGGAATTTTATCGGCTGTTTCATATGGTCTGATTCCGATTTTTATTCTGCCTGTGAAGCGGGCACACTTTTCAATGGATATCACACTGTTTTACAGATTTTTCTTTTCAGCTTTAATGGTGGGAGGATATCTGCTGTATTCCAGGGAAAGTTTTAAAATCAATAAAAAGGAAGCCTTAATTCTGGCCATCCTTGGAATCTGCTATGCCCTTTCTTCAGAATTTCTGTTTTTGGGTTATGATTTCCTCACGCCGGGAATTGCCTCTACCGTTTTATTTGTCTACCCGATTATTGTAGCGTTGATCATGCTTTTCTTTTACAAAGAGAAACTTACTAAGCTATCCGGAACCTCTTTGCTTCTGGCTTTCGCGGGAGTAATCGTTTTATGTTTAAAAGGAAACGGACTGGGAATCAATTTTGCAGGACTGGGAATTGTAATGCTAAGTTCGCTGTTCTATGCTTTATATATGGTTATCGTCAACAAATCGAATATTAAGGTTTCAGGATTTAAGCTGACGTTTTATTCTATGCTTTTCACTTCAATATTCTTTATGACCAAAGCTTTAATGGCGAATGAATCATTTGCTATTCCTTCAACAGAGGTTTTCATTAACTTTCTTATTTTCGCATTTTTGACTACGGTTATTTCCAGCTTATGTCTGGTATTTGCCATCAAATATATCGGCTCTACTCCTGTTGCTATTTTAGGAGCGTTGGAGCCTGTAGTTGCTGTATTGATCAGTGTTTTGATGTTTCATGAAAAATTCACTCCTAATCTGTTGATCGGAATTACTTTAATTCTTTTTGGAGTTACGTTGAATGTGATTGGTGATCAAAAGAAAATAGGTCATGCTTAA
- the kdsA gene encoding 3-deoxy-8-phosphooctulonate synthase, giving the protein MIQYLDNISHKDSKNFFLIAGPCIIEGEDMALRIAEKVISLTDKYNIPYIFKGSFKKANRSRVDSFTTIGEEKSLEILKKVGETFNIPTTTDIHENEHAALAAQYVDVLQIPAFLVRQTDLLVAAAQTGKCVTLKKGQFLSPEAMKFAVQKITDSNNEKVAIIERGNSFGYTDLIVDYRGIPTMREYAPVILDVTHSLQQPNQSSGVTGGRPDLIETVAKAGIAVGADGIFIETHPTPETALSDGANMLRLDLLEDLLQKLTRIRESIL; this is encoded by the coding sequence ATGATTCAGTATTTAGATAATATTTCGCACAAAGATTCAAAGAACTTTTTCCTTATTGCCGGACCTTGTATTATTGAAGGGGAAGATATGGCACTTAGAATCGCTGAAAAAGTAATCAGCCTTACAGATAAATATAATATTCCGTATATTTTCAAAGGAAGTTTCAAAAAGGCCAACAGAAGCCGTGTAGATTCTTTCACGACGATTGGTGAAGAGAAATCTCTTGAAATCCTTAAAAAAGTAGGAGAGACGTTCAATATTCCTACCACAACAGATATTCATGAAAATGAACATGCGGCATTGGCAGCACAATATGTAGATGTTCTACAGATTCCGGCATTTCTTGTTCGCCAGACCGATCTATTGGTGGCTGCAGCACAAACAGGAAAGTGTGTGACTTTGAAAAAAGGGCAGTTCCTTTCTCCGGAAGCCATGAAATTTGCCGTTCAGAAAATTACAGATTCTAATAACGAGAAAGTTGCCATTATTGAAAGAGGAAATTCTTTCGGGTATACAGATCTGATTGTAGATTACAGAGGAATTCCTACCATGAGAGAATATGCACCTGTGATTTTGGATGTTACCCACTCTTTACAACAGCCTAATCAAAGCTCAGGAGTTACGGGAGGAAGACCGGACCTTATTGAAACCGTTGCCAAAGCAGGAATTGCAGTAGGAGCAGACGGAATTTTCATAGAAACGCACCCTACACCGGAAACCGCATTGTCTGATGGTGCCAACATGTTAAGATTAGATTTATTAGAAGATTTGTTACAAAAATTGACAAGAATTAGAGAATCAATTTTGTAA